Genomic window (Acidicapsa ligni):
TTGGTGCCACGCCTCAGCATGAACGTTTGCTTCATCGTCTTCTCGCTATTCTTGAAGAGGACGGCATAGTGATTCGTACAAGCGATACATGGGAGTTTCTCTCAATCCCCGATGAAGATCTTGGCGCAGAACACAACCGTCTGCTGGCGACATACTCGCAGTTCTCGGCCGAGCTTAATTTCCTTGCCCAATCCAAATACCTTGCAGAAGTACTACGGGGAACCATGCAACCTCTCGAAGTACTCTTTCCGCAAGGGTTGATGGAGTTATCTGAGCGGGTCTATCAGGAGTCACCGGCAGCGGGTCTTTTCAATCGAGCGATGGCCTCCGTATTGCGGCGCATCGTGGATGCGCACATCTCTAGCGATGCCACGCGACGTATTAAAATTCTCGAAGTTGGAGCAGGTACGGGAAGTACGACATCCCAGGTTCTTTCACAGCTGTCGTCTGATCGAGTTGACTACATCTTCACCGATATCTCACCCGCATTCCTTAGTGCGGCGCGTAGAAAATTTGCGTCCTATCCCTTTGTCCAATATTGTGTGTTGGATCTGGAGAAGGAATCTGGCTACTCAGAAATCGCTCTGCATAGTGTCGATGTGATCCTTGCAGCAAACGTGGTTCACGCTACTGTCGATCTCCGTCAAAGCCTGAATCATCTAACTCGCTTGCTGCGACCTGGTGGCACGCTCGTATTGCTCGAAGGCACTACTCCCTCTCGCTTCGGGGACCTTACTGTTGGCATGACCGATGGCTGGTGGCGCTTTCATGACACGCAGCTCCGCGAGAGCTATCCACTCATCGCGCGCCAGCAATGGATCGATCTACTCAGTGAACTTGGCTACTCAGTATCAGCACTCAGCGAGGATGGGCCAGCTTCCAGCCTTATATCCAATCAAACCATCGTTGTCGCTCAACTGCCTCATGAACTGCTCATTGAACAGACCGACATCGAAGCGCATTCTGCCGTACTCATTGGCGCGCTGACGTCTCGGATGCAACATGCATTAACCGACGCTGGAGTTTCAGTCGCAGGCAGCATAGCAATTCCATTCATACCGCAAACATCAGCAGGACTGCAGCAGCTTCGTGAACAGCTTCGAAGTCTGCTAAGCACAACATCACATCCTGAATCAATTGTGCTGTTTCTTCCAAATGCATCAGCCCCAAAAGATGTCCCTGAAGCTACCCTGGAGAACGCAACGATAGTCCTGGCTTTTTTGCAGGAGGCTCTCGAAATCAGTGCAACTGGCACAAGCAAGGCTGTTCCAAACATTTGGCTTCTCACGCAGGGCAACTATGCAAACCGCGGCACAGAACCGATCGACCTCTCTGTCAGCACCGCAGCAGCCATAGCCCGAGTGGCGCACCTCGAGCATCCAAATCTTGCTCTTTGTCACGTCGATCTACCAAGTCTCGCTACCGATGAAGATCTAAGTCAACTTGCACGATTGATTCGCATGGGCACGACTGAGCACAGCATCGCTTTGCACAGCGGCCAGACATTGATTCCCAGGCTCGCTCTCTCAGCAAGCAATGTTGCGCAGCATGCAGTCGATATAAGCTCACGCGGCGCATATCTGGTTACCGGTGCATTTGCCGGTCTTGGCCTGCGCACGGCTCAATGGCTTGTCGAACGCGGAGCAACCGAGCTTTACCTCATTGGTCGTAGCGATCCGTCAACGGAGGCTCGTGATCAAATTCACAAACTTGAAGAAGCGGGAGCGCGCATTCACACCCGTGTCGTTGATGTTTCACAACGCGCTGAAGTCCAGGATCTATTCAATGAGTTCGTCGAATCATCCATCGACCTGCGAGGCATCATCCATTCCGCAGGCACGTTGGATGATGGCGTCCTCTCGCAGCAGTCTCCCGAACGCTTTGCAAAAGTCTTCGGCCCCAAAGTGCAGGGCGGTTATTTTCTACACGAATTTTCTCAGCGTTATAAGTTGGACTTCTTTGTTCTCTTCGGTTCTGCAGCTTCCGTTCTAGGCTCTGGGGGCCAGGCTAACCATGCCGCGGCCAATGCATTTCTGGATGCTCTCGCAGAGTTGCGCCATCAGCAGGGACTTCCGGCAACTACCATCGCCTGGGGTCCGTGGTCTGAGATTGGCGCGGCAACGCGTATCGCGCGTATCAAAGGACCAGAACACTCCGCATCCCTGGGGCTTGGCTCAATCTCTCCGGAGCAAGGCTTAGCGCTAATGCAACAAGCGATAGTTAGCGGACTGCCCACTGTGTCCGCGCTGCCAATCGATTGGTCTTTGTATCTCGCTCCGCAGAGGGCGCATTACCGATGGCCGCTTCTCAAAAATCTTTTTGTATCGCAGCCTACGATCACACATGTTCCTGAATTTCCAACACTCACTGTGCTTCTTGAGCAGGCACCCTCTGACCGTCGGTTGAGTCTCATTCAGGATTACGTCAAAGCCCGCATCCTCACCATACTTATGCTGGATGCAGCATATCCACTGCATGAACATCAGCCATTCGCTGAACTCGGTTTGGATTCGCTCATGGCTCTCGAACTTAAGAATGAACTACAGAAAGCCGTCGGCTCCGATCTGCCTTCTACCTTTCTTTTTGAATATCCGACACTGCGCCTGGCTTCTACTTATCTCGACGCGCTCATGGTTGGCACGCGTACAGGTGAGTTCGCCGGGCACGATTCCTCGAATGAAGAGGAGATCGTTCTTTGAAGTCTCTGATCGAGTTTCTATCCGACACGCGAAGCCTCGGCATCACCCTCGGCATCACTGAAGACCGCCTGGTGTGCAACGCGCCCAAGGGCGTAGTGACTGCTGAGATTCGGCAGGAGCTCGCAGATCGTAAGGCTGATATTCTTGCCTTCCTTCGCCAGACTCAAAGGACCACCGCCTCCGAACTTCCATCCAATCCATCGGCGGAACTTCCGCTGTCGCATTCGCAACAGCGACTCTGGTTTTTTACGCAACTCGACCCGGATAATCCTGTATACAACGTAGTCATCTCCATCTGGCTCAATGGACAACTGAATCGTGAAGCACTTGAACGATCTCTACGCTCCATTGTTGAGCGGCATGATTCATTACGCACCGGATTCTATGGGCGCAACGGTCAGCCTTTTGCGCAAATCAAAGATATCTCAAGTTGGAAATTATCCAACATAGACCTCACTCACTTGAATGAGGAAGAAGCAAAATCAGAGGCAGGTCGTCTTGCCCGTATTGCTGCTCGTGAGCCGTTTCGATTGGATCATCCACCGCTCTTCCGCGCCTCACTTTTTCAAGTCTCATCGCAGCGCGCACTGCTCGTGGTAGCCATGCATCACATCGTTTCTGATGGATGGTCGCTCGGCATTCTTTCGCAGGAACTAACTCAGCTCTATGCCGCATTTGTGAGTGGACAGCCATCACCGCTTGCAACACCTTCGTTTCAATTTCAAGATTACGTGCGATGGGAACAGGAGGCAGGCCGCAAGGCCGCAGACCGACAGTTGCCCTTCTGGCTTGAACGCCTAAGTGGCGAATTGCCTGTACTCGAATTGCCCTGTGACCGGCCGCGTCCCGCCATCCAGACCTTCAATGGCAATCGCATCGCCATCAATATAGAAGAGCCTCTGGCGCAACAGCTTCGCGAACTCAGCCGCGTCACAGGCACAACTGTCTTCATGATATTTCTCGCGGCTTTTCAGACGCTGCTATATCGTTACACTGGTGTTGAAGACATCCTGGTAGGCAGCAGCACTTCCAACCGTCCCCGCCAGGAATTTACTACGCAGGTTGGATTTTTCGTCAACAACCTTGTTCTTCGCGGTGATCTAAGCGGCAATCCCACCTTTACGGAACTCCTCAAGCGTATTCAGGAAACAGCCACGTCTGCTTTTGCTCATCAAAACGTGCCATTCGAACGATTGGTTGAAGCGCTGCATCCGGAGCGAGCCTTAAGTCATAACCCGCTCGTTCAAGCGATGTTCAACTTTCAAAATCTTCCGATGCCCGAGTTGCATTTCGCAGCCCTGACGGCAGAGATTGCTGACATCGATCCGGGCATCGCACGCGCCGATCTCAATCTTGAAATATGGCCGCGACCGCAAGGCTATCGTTGTGACTTTGAATACAGCACCGACCTCTTTGACGAGATAACAATACGGCAGATGCAGCGTCATTTCGTGCGCATTATCGAAGCAGCCGTGGCTAATCCTATGTGCCACATCGGCATGTTGCCTCTGCTCAGTGATTTTGAAGATCAGCAACTCATCGAGGATTGGAACAATACCGCTACACCTGCTCCCCAATATGCCACTGTTCCTGCATGGTTTCGGGCCCAGGCTGCCTCTAAGCCCACGGCGACGGCAGTCGTGGCCAATGACGAAAGCATGACCTATGCCGAGTTGAACGAGCGGTCTGACCATCTCGCCGCGATCCTTAAACTCCACGGCATCGGCAGGGAAGTCATCGCCGGAATCTATCTCTCTCGCAGCCTCAACATGGTGGTCGCTCTACTGGCAGTGCTCAAAGCAGGAGGAGCATATCTTCCGCTCGATCCAGCATTCCCAGGGCATCGCATCGAATTTCTGTTGAACGATGCAAATGTCCCACTGCTCTTGACTGAATCTTCCCTGGCTGCGGCTCTTCCAAAGACCCAGGCTCGGATACTCGTGATCGACGAGCCAATCGAAATCGGAGAGCGAGTCGGAGCATCCATCACTGCAACTCTCGAAAACTCGAACAGTGAACCAAGACCAGAAGATCTGGCCTACATGATTTATACCTCGGGTTCTACGGGTACACCTAAGGGAACGGAAATCACACACGGTGCGCTCGTGAACTTGTTGGCCTCGATGCTGCAAGAGCCGGGCCTGCGCAGCGGAGACACGCTACTCTCTGTCACTACGCTATCTTTCGACATTGCAGCCCTGGAGGTCTTCGGGCCTTTGGTCTCCGGCGCAAAACTTGTTCTGGCTACGAGAGAGCAAGCGATCAATCCACAGGCGCTTACCGAGTTATTAAGCGAGTTCGATATCACTATTCTGCAAGCGACGCCATCCACATGGCGCATGCTTGTGGAATCAGGCTGGACAGGTAAGTCCAATCTGCGAATGTGGTGCGGCGGCGAGGCGTTATCGCCTGATCTTGCAGAGAGCCTTCTCAGTCGAGGCAGCGCACTCTGGAACCTCTACGGGCCTACGGAAACCACGATCTGGTCGGCGGCCCATCAAGTCGTTTACGACGAAGTTCCTATCCTTATCGGTCATCCCATCGCGAACACTCAGTTTTACATACTGGATGCTTTCCAGCGTCCTACGCCGCGTGGAGTTGCGGGCGAGTTATATATCGCGGGCGACGGAGTAGCACGCGGCTACTGGAGGCAGCCAGAACTAACCGAAGCAAGATTTCTCCCGAATCCATTCGCGCAAATTTCGAACAGCCGTATGTATCGAACCGGTGATCTTGCGCGTTACCGCCATGATGGACAAGTCCAGTTACTCGGCCGCACGGATCAGCAGATCAAGCTGCGTGGCTATCGTATTGAAC
Coding sequences:
- a CDS encoding non-ribosomal peptide synthetase, which produces MKSLIEFLSDTRSLGITLGITEDRLVCNAPKGVVTAEIRQELADRKADILAFLRQTQRTTASELPSNPSAELPLSHSQQRLWFFTQLDPDNPVYNVVISIWLNGQLNREALERSLRSIVERHDSLRTGFYGRNGQPFAQIKDISSWKLSNIDLTHLNEEEAKSEAGRLARIAAREPFRLDHPPLFRASLFQVSSQRALLVVAMHHIVSDGWSLGILSQELTQLYAAFVSGQPSPLATPSFQFQDYVRWEQEAGRKAADRQLPFWLERLSGELPVLELPCDRPRPAIQTFNGNRIAINIEEPLAQQLRELSRVTGTTVFMIFLAAFQTLLYRYTGVEDILVGSSTSNRPRQEFTTQVGFFVNNLVLRGDLSGNPTFTELLKRIQETATSAFAHQNVPFERLVEALHPERALSHNPLVQAMFNFQNLPMPELHFAALTAEIADIDPGIARADLNLEIWPRPQGYRCDFEYSTDLFDEITIRQMQRHFVRIIEAAVANPMCHIGMLPLLSDFEDQQLIEDWNNTATPAPQYATVPAWFRAQAASKPTATAVVANDESMTYAELNERSDHLAAILKLHGIGREVIAGIYLSRSLNMVVALLAVLKAGGAYLPLDPAFPGHRIEFLLNDANVPLLLTESSLAAALPKTQARILVIDEPIEIGERVGASITATLENSNSEPRPEDLAYMIYTSGSTGTPKGTEITHGALVNLLASMLQEPGLRSGDTLLSVTTLSFDIAALEVFGPLVSGAKLVLATREQAINPQALTELLSEFDITILQATPSTWRMLVESGWTGKSNLRMWCGGEALSPDLAESLLSRGSALWNLYGPTETTIWSAAHQVVYDEVPILIGHPIANTQFYILDAFQRPTPRGVAGELYIAGDGVARGYWRQPELTEARFLPNPFAQISNSRMYRTGDLARYRHDGQVQLLGRTDQQIKLRGYRIELGEIEAVIERHPRVLRAAVVLNGQGASQRLVAYVKHSEDLSASELRTWLQQRLPEYMLPSVFITLSEFPLTPNGKIDRKKLPAPEQPKQQSASAAIAKNQMERTLLNVWSELLHSNSIRVTDNFFDLGGHSLLLMQVHAQLRQQVDPNLAVVDLFRYPTIESLAAHLEKRQ